A single region of the Streptomyces sp. NBC_01262 genome encodes:
- a CDS encoding sensor histidine kinase, whose amino-acid sequence MAHGAPAPSPWRRRRLGLIALCAGLGLEWLLDVEMIWPSHPGRTDWLPSLTGLAALALLLLPGRRLPAEWRAAVAAVGSLALTLDLVLVGRSVPDWGLLETTCLLILLIRTCRTARPAAAVAVSAALAAAVIDEPLRTGGTGITLTYPFLLTFVVGGAIGAGCYLRMLDARRARVVAAVRLNERLQLARDLHDFVAHHVTGIVVQARAAGFVHTSAPHTVGPILRNIAEAGQETLDSMRRLVRVLREDEDTSQKPGDLYTELARLVSAFCAQDDHADTRLEITATARRTGLAPDAETSVHRLVQEALTNVRRHAPGARVAIRVDTAGDDLLRVDVHNTAPTSRPTSPAGGRSGYGLMGLRERALAAGGTLTAGPADDGGWLITAHFPALPQPPAAEEARATPLLDALVMDTGHR is encoded by the coding sequence ATGGCACATGGCGCACCCGCCCCGTCTCCATGGCGCCGCCGCAGGCTGGGCCTCATCGCGCTGTGCGCCGGGCTGGGCCTGGAGTGGCTGCTCGACGTGGAGATGATCTGGCCCAGCCACCCGGGCCGGACCGACTGGCTGCCGTCGCTGACCGGCCTGGCCGCCCTCGCCCTGCTGCTCCTGCCGGGACGGCGGCTGCCCGCGGAGTGGCGGGCCGCAGTGGCCGCGGTCGGGTCGCTGGCGCTGACCCTGGATCTCGTACTGGTGGGGCGGTCCGTACCGGACTGGGGGCTGCTGGAGACGACCTGCCTTCTGATCCTGCTCATCCGCACCTGCCGCACCGCCCGGCCCGCCGCGGCCGTCGCGGTGTCGGCCGCGCTCGCGGCGGCCGTGATCGACGAACCGCTGCGCACCGGGGGCACCGGGATCACCCTGACCTACCCCTTCCTGCTCACGTTCGTCGTGGGCGGCGCGATCGGCGCGGGCTGCTACCTGCGCATGCTGGACGCCCGCCGGGCCCGCGTGGTCGCCGCCGTGCGTCTCAACGAGCGGCTGCAACTCGCCCGGGATCTGCACGACTTCGTCGCGCACCACGTCACCGGCATCGTCGTGCAGGCACGGGCGGCCGGATTCGTCCACACCAGCGCGCCCCACACCGTCGGACCCATCCTGCGGAACATTGCCGAAGCCGGACAGGAGACCCTCGACTCCATGCGCCGCCTCGTGCGGGTGCTGCGCGAGGACGAGGACACCTCCCAGAAGCCCGGCGACCTCTACACGGAACTCGCCAGGCTGGTTTCCGCCTTCTGCGCCCAGGACGACCACGCCGACACCCGGCTGGAGATCACCGCCACCGCCCGCCGGACCGGCCTCGCCCCCGATGCCGAGACCTCCGTCCACCGGCTGGTCCAGGAGGCGTTGACCAACGTGCGCCGCCATGCGCCCGGCGCCCGGGTCGCCATCCGCGTCGACACGGCGGGCGACGACCTGCTCCGTGTCGACGTGCACAACACCGCACCGACCAGCCGGCCCACCTCCCCCGCCGGGGGCCGCAGCGGCTACGGCCTGATGGGCCTGCGCGAAAGAGCGCTGGCCGCCGGCGGCACCCTCACAGCAGGCCCCGCCGACGACGGAGGCTGGCTGATCACCGCACACTTCCCCGCCCTCCCGCAGCCCCCGGCGGCGGAAGAAGCACGGGCCACGCCCCTCCTGGACGCCTTGGTGATGGACACCGGCCACCGCTGA
- a CDS encoding helix-turn-helix transcriptional regulator codes for MEVRSSRPVITAPRPAGTISVNVVCPQGDWPHRGWLDEDDSIHVRQVHAPYEELASSQCQIVLLRSHEPAHDLPLLRRAMGGRALPVLLVCPAADAGQITAAFALGATSYLVDWDYGKWMLTNAIWSTAVGHTALSPVAAAALMRGVAARPGPAADASLPQPLSRRERQVMDLLSLGLKVTEIGQRLSLTVKTVRNYLSHIYAKLGVAGRTEAVLLWLGARRHRAPADTTTPRTGSRREPR; via the coding sequence GTGGAAGTGCGATCATCCCGGCCGGTCATCACGGCCCCACGTCCCGCAGGCACCATCTCCGTGAACGTCGTCTGCCCCCAGGGCGACTGGCCGCACCGCGGCTGGCTGGACGAGGACGACTCGATCCACGTCCGGCAGGTGCACGCCCCGTACGAGGAACTGGCCAGCAGCCAGTGCCAGATCGTGCTGCTGCGCTCCCACGAACCCGCCCACGACCTGCCCCTGCTGCGCAGAGCCATGGGGGGCCGGGCTCTGCCGGTGCTTCTCGTCTGCCCGGCGGCCGACGCCGGGCAGATCACCGCGGCATTCGCTCTGGGGGCCACCAGCTACCTGGTGGACTGGGACTACGGGAAATGGATGCTGACGAACGCGATATGGAGCACGGCGGTCGGGCACACGGCCCTCTCGCCGGTGGCCGCGGCCGCGCTCATGCGAGGGGTCGCCGCCCGCCCCGGACCGGCCGCCGACGCGTCCCTGCCCCAACCGCTGTCGCGGCGCGAGCGGCAGGTGATGGACCTGCTGTCGCTCGGCCTCAAGGTCACCGAAATCGGGCAGCGGCTGTCCCTCACGGTGAAGACCGTACGGAACTATCTGAGCCATATCTACGCCAAGCTGGGCGTCGCCGGCCGCACCGAGGCCGTCCTGCTCTGGCTGGGGGCCAGGCGCCACCGCGCCCCGGCCGACACGACCACCCCGCGCACCGGCTCCCGCCGGGAACCCAGGTGA
- a CDS encoding response regulator transcription factor yields the protein MSSHETRVLIADDQDMVRAGFRLILDSQDGIEVIGEASDGAQCVELARRLRPDVCLVDIRMPRLDGLEVTRLLAGPGVAEPLKVVVITTFDQDDYLTIALRNGACGFLLKDAAPTLLIEAVRAAARGDALVSPAVTVRLLKRLEEQAPPTPDSALPLSARELDIARLVAVGRTNQEICDELFLSLSTVKTHLGSIQTKLGVRNRVETAAWAWEYGAVTRRRRHLP from the coding sequence GTGAGCAGTCATGAGACGCGGGTCCTCATCGCCGACGACCAGGACATGGTCCGGGCCGGCTTCCGGCTGATCCTCGACTCCCAGGACGGGATCGAGGTCATCGGTGAGGCCTCGGACGGGGCACAATGCGTCGAACTGGCCCGCCGGCTGCGCCCGGACGTGTGCCTGGTCGACATCCGGATGCCCAGGCTCGACGGCCTGGAGGTGACCCGGCTGCTGGCCGGTCCCGGCGTGGCCGAACCGCTCAAGGTCGTCGTGATCACCACCTTCGACCAGGACGACTACCTCACCATCGCCCTGCGCAACGGCGCCTGCGGCTTCCTGCTCAAGGACGCCGCCCCCACGCTGCTGATCGAGGCGGTACGGGCCGCGGCACGCGGTGACGCGCTGGTCTCACCCGCGGTGACCGTACGGCTGCTCAAGCGGCTGGAGGAGCAGGCCCCGCCCACGCCCGACTCCGCGCTCCCGCTCAGCGCAAGGGAACTGGACATCGCCCGCCTGGTGGCCGTCGGCCGCACCAACCAGGAGATCTGCGACGAGCTCTTCCTGTCCCTGTCCACCGTCAAGACGCACCTGGGAAGCATCCAGACCAAGCTCGGGGTGCGCAACCGCGTGGAGACGGCCGCCTGGGCCTGGGAGTACGGCGCCGTCACCCGCCGTCGGCGCCATCTGCCCTGA
- a CDS encoding AraC family transcriptional regulator: MIGTTFRTEDVAAEDRFEYWRALVERMTAPSDLTSDYAVDFWAEQRLFELGPVNVWPASFLPMRFRRTARMVRQSDPELYHLSFVLGGGLGVDHAGRTESHGPQDLYVVDTSRPWDVRPPDDGDRRIVTGVGVDFPKALLPLSPDRVRELLGRRLSGREGTGALLTGFLTGLHRESASLQPSDAPRLGLVLLDLLSAWLAQALDAEATLPPETRHRVTVAHMRAFIRQNLHDPELTPGVVAAAHHISVSYLHRLFQEQGSGETVAAWIRGQRLESARRDLADPELRTTPIHTIAARWGIPRASDFTRAFRGAYGLSPKEYRFQALSERGTGLVTSPQ; this comes from the coding sequence GTGATCGGGACGACGTTCCGGACCGAGGACGTGGCCGCGGAGGACAGGTTCGAATACTGGCGGGCGCTGGTGGAGCGGATGACCGCGCCCAGCGACCTGACCAGTGACTACGCCGTGGACTTCTGGGCGGAGCAGCGGCTGTTCGAGCTGGGGCCGGTGAACGTGTGGCCGGCGTCGTTCCTGCCGATGCGGTTCCGGCGGACCGCGAGGATGGTGCGGCAGTCCGATCCCGAGCTGTACCACCTGTCCTTCGTGCTCGGCGGCGGGCTGGGCGTCGACCACGCGGGACGGACCGAATCGCACGGCCCGCAGGACCTGTACGTGGTCGACACCTCGCGGCCGTGGGACGTGCGGCCGCCGGACGACGGGGACCGCCGCATCGTCACCGGGGTGGGCGTGGACTTCCCCAAGGCGCTGCTGCCGCTGTCCCCGGACCGGGTCCGGGAGTTGCTGGGCAGACGGCTGTCCGGGCGGGAGGGGACGGGCGCCCTGCTGACCGGTTTCCTCACCGGCCTCCACCGCGAGTCCGCCTCCCTCCAGCCGTCCGACGCGCCGCGCCTGGGCCTGGTCCTGCTCGACCTGCTGTCGGCATGGCTGGCCCAGGCGCTCGACGCGGAGGCCACCCTGCCGCCGGAGACCCGCCACCGGGTGACGGTCGCGCACATGCGGGCGTTCATCCGGCAGAACCTGCACGACCCGGAGCTGACGCCGGGCGTGGTCGCCGCCGCGCACCACATCTCCGTCAGCTACCTGCACCGGCTCTTCCAGGAACAGGGGTCGGGCGAAACGGTCGCGGCCTGGATACGCGGCCAGCGGCTGGAGAGCGCCCGCCGCGATCTGGCGGACCCCGAACTGCGCACCACGCCGATCCACACCATCGCCGCCCGCTGGGGCATTCCCCGCGCCTCCGACTTCACCCGCGCCTTCCGCGGCGCGTACGGGCTCTCGCCCAAGGAGTACCGGTTCCAGGCGCTGTCCGAGCGGGGAACAGGATTGGTTACCTCCCCGCAATGA
- a CDS encoding N-acyl homoserine lactonase family protein, protein MTRHGVRRVVPLLLGWEELPKSVSVHGAPYETRLREPVPAILLECDGGWLLLDTGFNTALIRDPALRRRFYGSPAYRPILPGPGEPLEEALEAAGVAMDAIHAVAVSHLHADHAGGLKHFAGRVPVHVQRAELAYGLSGQPEVERNAIFRVDFDDRRIDWRQADGDVEIAPGVTAVLTAGHTPGHQSFVVDLADGGGFVFAFDAADLTENIEHEHPIGAFIGVEAAQTVEPIRRLKSIAAERGYELIPGHDPVAWPELMRRFTQL, encoded by the coding sequence GTGACACGGCACGGCGTACGCCGGGTCGTGCCGCTGCTGCTCGGCTGGGAGGAACTCCCCAAGTCGGTTTCGGTGCACGGCGCCCCGTACGAGACACGGCTGCGCGAACCGGTACCGGCGATTCTCCTGGAGTGCGACGGCGGCTGGCTGCTGCTCGACACCGGCTTCAACACCGCGCTGATCCGGGACCCCGCGCTACGGCGCCGCTTCTACGGCTCCCCCGCCTACCGGCCCATCCTGCCGGGCCCCGGCGAGCCGCTGGAGGAAGCCCTTGAAGCGGCAGGGGTCGCGATGGACGCGATCCACGCGGTGGCCGTCAGTCATCTGCACGCCGACCACGCGGGCGGGCTGAAGCACTTCGCGGGCCGCGTACCGGTGCATGTGCAGCGCGCGGAGCTGGCCTACGGTCTGTCCGGGCAGCCGGAGGTGGAGCGCAACGCGATCTTCCGGGTCGACTTCGACGACCGGCGCATCGACTGGCGGCAGGCCGACGGCGACGTGGAGATCGCCCCTGGGGTGACGGCCGTGCTGACCGCCGGACACACCCCGGGGCACCAGAGCTTCGTGGTGGACCTCGCGGACGGCGGCGGCTTCGTGTTCGCCTTCGACGCCGCCGATCTGACCGAGAACATCGAGCACGAGCATCCCATCGGCGCCTTCATCGGGGTGGAGGCGGCACAGACGGTGGAGCCCATCCGCCGGCTCAAGAGCATCGCCGCCGAACGCGGCTACGAACTCATCCCCGGCCACGACCCCGTGGCCTGGCCGGAGCTGATGCGCCGGTTCACGCAGCTTTAA
- a CDS encoding ABC transporter substrate-binding protein, whose product MPDQSRRTMLRGAGLLGVGVGFGLPALLSACGAAADDAQGSSKGGTLTLAIDSTSAVNDPTFYTSLGDWMAVDCICRGLTFISFETNEPTPDLAKSWKISGDGLTYTFVLREGVKFHDGTTLTSADVLASLNRQFDPNDKTIPKGGTRPLASLGANVASLTAEDDLTVKMVLKKPDRGVLGKLSDIGGRIISKAALKKYGAEIGKHLVGTGPFAFSSATSGQSITLTAFDDFRLGRPPIDRLVLRQVQDPSTIVSSLLSGDISATQFTPYSAAAQLRKDDSVTVYDTPYNADAIMMIDARRIPELKVRKAINLAIDRKAILSQAFYGIGAEPKGYAIPPAQSGYSTSLADLSTQDTAQAKKLIAEAKAGGRHIRIMAASDSWHPKAAQIIAQNLTDVGFKVSTTSVDPATYFGRLLNKDDDYHDLMIWERNTYIPDPDDMVGAMASPTSLYGATLTGLDTLDGATTLADDLYAAKNLPDGKQRTAAYTRIQRQWAEDYMVLSMLACFTNLVVSGSDVKHMNTSALANHRCYMEKASV is encoded by the coding sequence ATGCCGGACCAGTCACGCCGCACCATGCTCCGAGGCGCGGGGCTGCTCGGAGTCGGAGTCGGCTTCGGACTCCCCGCCCTGCTGAGCGCCTGCGGCGCCGCGGCCGACGACGCCCAGGGAAGCAGCAAGGGCGGCACCCTGACCCTGGCCATCGACTCCACCAGCGCCGTCAACGACCCGACGTTCTACACCTCGCTGGGCGACTGGATGGCCGTCGACTGCATCTGCCGCGGCCTGACCTTCATCTCCTTCGAGACCAACGAGCCCACCCCCGACCTGGCCAAGAGCTGGAAGATCTCCGGTGACGGGCTCACCTACACCTTCGTCCTGCGCGAGGGCGTCAAGTTCCACGACGGCACCACCCTGACCTCCGCCGACGTCCTGGCCAGCCTCAACCGGCAGTTCGACCCCAACGACAAGACCATCCCCAAGGGCGGCACCCGGCCGCTCGCGAGCCTCGGCGCCAACGTCGCCTCGCTGACCGCCGAGGACGACCTCACCGTCAAGATGGTCCTCAAGAAGCCGGACCGGGGCGTGCTCGGGAAGCTGTCCGACATCGGCGGCCGGATCATCTCCAAGGCCGCCCTCAAGAAGTACGGCGCCGAGATCGGCAAGCACCTCGTCGGCACCGGCCCCTTCGCCTTCTCCTCCGCCACCTCCGGCCAGTCCATCACCCTCACGGCCTTCGACGACTTCCGGCTCGGCAGACCGCCCATCGACCGGCTGGTACTGCGCCAGGTCCAGGATCCGTCGACCATCGTCAGCTCACTGCTCAGCGGCGACATATCGGCCACCCAGTTCACCCCGTACTCGGCGGCCGCCCAGCTCCGCAAGGACGACTCGGTGACCGTCTACGACACCCCGTACAACGCCGACGCCATCATGATGATCGACGCCCGGCGCATCCCCGAGCTCAAGGTGCGCAAGGCCATCAACCTCGCCATCGACCGCAAGGCCATCCTCAGCCAGGCGTTCTACGGCATCGGCGCCGAGCCCAAGGGATACGCGATCCCGCCCGCCCAGAGCGGCTACAGCACCAGCCTCGCCGACCTGAGCACGCAGGACACCGCACAGGCGAAGAAGCTCATCGCCGAGGCCAAGGCCGGGGGCCGCCACATCCGGATCATGGCGGCCAGCGACTCCTGGCACCCCAAGGCCGCCCAGATCATCGCCCAGAACCTCACCGACGTCGGGTTCAAGGTGTCCACCACCTCCGTCGACCCGGCCACGTACTTCGGCCGCCTCCTCAACAAGGACGACGACTACCACGACCTGATGATCTGGGAACGCAACACCTACATCCCCGACCCCGACGACATGGTCGGCGCCATGGCCAGCCCCACCAGCCTCTACGGCGCCACGCTCACCGGCCTGGACACCCTCGACGGCGCCACCACGCTCGCGGACGACCTGTACGCGGCCAAGAACCTCCCCGACGGCAAGCAGCGCACCGCCGCCTACACCAGGATCCAGCGGCAGTGGGCGGAGGACTACATGGTGCTGTCGATGCTGGCCTGCTTCACCAACCTCGTCGTCAGCGGCTCGGACGTGAAGCACATGAACACCAGCGCGCTGGCCAACCACCGCTGTTACATGGAGAAAGCGAGTGTCTGA
- a CDS encoding ABC transporter permease: MSDTTATAPAPLWPSAGRTVLAALRRRRVARSWPAMVSWLVLIALILVAAVGPFLLQADPLRQTPSALLPLGSAGHPLGTDDLGRDELARLVHGARPLLLVSFAAAALAAVVGTGIGLVAGYAGGVVEQILMRLVDVALAFPSILLVILLVAAAGPGTVSLIFGIGVSLAPGLARLARALTAREAARDYIVACRLSGTRTPRILVRELLPNIAGPMLAQIVMTLSIAAGFAAGLSYIGLGIQPPRPDWGYMVQAGQEFLYSAPRLVVLPAALTLLFVVACNFVGDDLRDAHDFRGTTS; this comes from the coding sequence GTGTCTGACACGACGGCCACGGCGCCCGCACCGCTGTGGCCGTCGGCCGGGCGGACCGTCCTGGCCGCGCTGCGCCGCCGCCGGGTGGCACGGTCCTGGCCGGCCATGGTGTCCTGGCTCGTCCTGATCGCCCTGATCCTCGTGGCGGCCGTCGGGCCGTTCCTGCTCCAGGCCGATCCGCTGCGTCAGACCCCGTCGGCGCTGCTGCCCCTGGGTTCCGCGGGCCATCCGCTCGGCACGGACGACCTGGGGCGCGACGAGCTGGCCCGGCTGGTGCACGGGGCCCGCCCGCTGCTGCTCGTGTCGTTCGCGGCGGCCGCGCTGGCCGCCGTGGTGGGCACCGGGATCGGGCTCGTCGCCGGGTACGCCGGGGGTGTCGTCGAGCAGATCCTGATGCGCCTGGTGGACGTCGCCCTCGCCTTCCCGTCCATCCTGCTCGTCATCCTGCTGGTGGCGGCGGCCGGGCCCGGCACGGTCAGCCTGATCTTCGGCATCGGCGTCTCCCTCGCGCCCGGTCTGGCCCGGCTGGCCCGTGCGCTGACAGCGCGCGAGGCGGCCCGCGACTACATCGTCGCCTGCCGGCTCAGCGGCACCCGTACCCCGCGGATCCTTGTGCGGGAGCTGCTGCCGAACATCGCCGGACCGATGCTCGCCCAGATCGTCATGACGCTCTCGATCGCGGCCGGCTTCGCCGCCGGCCTGTCCTACATCGGCCTGGGCATCCAGCCGCCGCGGCCCGACTGGGGATACATGGTCCAGGCGGGGCAGGAGTTCCTCTACTCCGCGCCCCGGCTGGTCGTCCTGCCCGCGGCCCTCACCCTGCTGTTCGTCGTCGCCTGCAACTTCGTGGGCGACGACCTGCGCGACGCCCACGACTTCCGGGGGACGACGTCATGA
- a CDS encoding ABC transporter permease — protein MGALVVRRLAVIPVVLFALASLVFLAMRLLPGSPATALAAGGGDLSAAELSANQERVSKALGLDQPLLTQYGTFLNDIVHLRLGTSFYGSNSVLGLLGDALPATIELTLAAMTIAILLGVVSGVVAALRQGSWIDSSTRAVATVSFSLPWFALGVLGIVVFGVWLRWLPVLGRLPSTLDYNPTTNFVLLDAILQNRPELVWPWIEHLILPAVTLALSMAGFITRIVRASVLEVLGDDFVRTARMKGLSESAVVRHHVLRNSWLPIVTVLGLQFGSLLGGSVITETVFSYAGVGHLLVQGVLQRDYPVVQGAALAIALLFTLVNHAVDLLYTVLDPRLRKG, from the coding sequence ATGGGCGCGTTGGTCGTACGGCGGCTCGCGGTCATCCCCGTCGTGCTGTTCGCCCTGGCCAGCCTGGTGTTCCTCGCGATGCGCCTGCTGCCCGGCTCGCCGGCGACCGCGCTCGCGGCGGGCGGCGGCGACCTGTCGGCGGCCGAGCTGTCCGCGAACCAGGAGCGCGTCAGCAAGGCGCTGGGGCTGGACCAGCCGCTGCTCACCCAGTACGGCACCTTCCTCAACGACATCGTGCATCTGCGGCTGGGCACCTCGTTCTACGGGTCCAACAGTGTCCTGGGACTGCTCGGGGACGCTCTCCCGGCCACCATCGAACTGACCCTGGCGGCGATGACGATCGCGATCCTGCTCGGTGTCGTCAGCGGCGTCGTCGCCGCGCTGCGCCAGGGGAGCTGGATCGACTCCTCGACCCGGGCCGTGGCCACGGTGAGCTTCTCGCTGCCCTGGTTCGCGCTCGGCGTGCTGGGCATCGTGGTGTTCGGCGTGTGGCTGCGCTGGCTGCCGGTTCTCGGCCGCCTGCCGAGCACGCTGGACTACAACCCGACGACGAACTTCGTCCTGCTCGACGCGATCCTTCAGAACCGCCCCGAGCTGGTATGGCCCTGGATCGAGCACCTGATCCTGCCCGCCGTCACGCTGGCCCTGTCGATGGCCGGGTTCATCACCCGCATCGTGCGCGCCTCGGTGCTGGAGGTCCTCGGTGACGATTTCGTCAGGACCGCCCGCATGAAGGGCCTGAGCGAGAGCGCGGTGGTCCGGCACCACGTGCTGCGCAACTCCTGGCTGCCCATCGTGACCGTCCTGGGGCTGCAGTTCGGGTCCCTGCTGGGCGGCTCGGTGATCACCGAGACGGTCTTCTCCTACGCCGGGGTCGGCCACCTGCTGGTCCAGGGCGTCCTCCAGCGCGACTACCCCGTCGTCCAGGGCGCCGCCCTCGCCATCGCCCTGCTCTTCACCCTGGTCAACCACGCGGTGGACCTGCTCTACACGGTCCTCGACCCGCGGCTACGGAAAGGATGA
- a CDS encoding alpha/beta hydrolase, protein MDIVLVHGAGGRPTTWSAVAPLLTALGHRLFTVTNPMTSLEDDVANTAAVLEETTGPVLLAGHSYGGAVISQVGRDPRVRGLVYIAAFGPAEGETVNEIVERYEEAEISKYMRRGPNGEWKSEPSEEFWAEIGPDLSAEQRVIVEAEGRKAENLIFTQPAGTPAWRTLPSWYMVADDDRTLRPEIQNDMAARMKATVEHVPGSHYTTLVWPRRVADLIHTAAVAVGTAS, encoded by the coding sequence ATGGACATCGTGCTGGTCCACGGCGCCGGCGGACGGCCCACGACCTGGTCGGCGGTGGCGCCCCTGCTGACCGCCCTCGGCCACCGGCTGTTCACCGTCACCAACCCGATGACCTCGCTGGAGGACGATGTCGCCAACACCGCGGCCGTCCTGGAGGAGACCACGGGCCCCGTACTGCTCGCCGGGCACTCCTACGGCGGCGCGGTCATCAGCCAGGTCGGGCGCGATCCGCGGGTCAGGGGCCTGGTCTACATAGCCGCGTTCGGCCCCGCCGAGGGCGAGACCGTCAACGAGATCGTCGAGCGGTACGAAGAGGCCGAGATCTCCAAGTACATGCGGCGCGGCCCGAACGGTGAGTGGAAGTCGGAGCCGAGCGAGGAGTTCTGGGCCGAGATCGGCCCCGACCTGTCCGCCGAACAGCGGGTCATCGTCGAGGCGGAGGGGCGCAAGGCGGAGAACCTGATCTTCACTCAGCCGGCCGGCACCCCCGCCTGGCGCACGCTGCCGAGCTGGTACATGGTCGCCGACGACGACCGGACGCTGCGCCCGGAGATCCAGAACGACATGGCGGCCCGGATGAAGGCGACCGTCGAGCACGTGCCGGGCAGCCACTACACGACGCTGGTGTGGCCGCGGCGCGTCGCCGACCTGATCCACACAGCAGCCGTCGCAGTGGGCACCGCCTCATGA
- a CDS encoding ABC transporter ATP-binding protein, with protein MTPASVLEVRDLRVRFDVPGGALPAVDGVDLTLRKGEVLALVGESGSGKSALSMSLVGLNRGPRTHISGEAVFGGRDLVAASERELRGVRGKEIAVVFQDALAALNPLHRAGAQVSEMIRAHRDVPRGQAARRAVELFGEVGIAGPERAARAYPHQLSGGMRQRVMIAMGLANDPALLIADEPTTALDVTIQAQVLAVLKRVQRDHGTSVLLITHDLGVVAEVADRVAVMYAGRIVEQGLREEVLFHPQHPYTMGLLGSVPPIDGPVVRRLPAIAGSPLTGVDRSPGCAFAPRCPFVHDACSQRPVLRRRHGGDGHLDACALPGPARAAARSRGGSA; from the coding sequence ATGACCCCTGCGTCCGTTCTCGAAGTCCGCGATCTGCGGGTGCGCTTCGACGTCCCGGGCGGCGCTCTGCCGGCCGTGGACGGAGTGGATCTGACGCTGCGCAAGGGCGAGGTCCTGGCGCTGGTGGGCGAGTCGGGATCCGGCAAGTCCGCCCTGTCGATGAGCCTGGTCGGGCTGAACCGGGGACCGCGCACCCACATCAGCGGCGAGGCGGTCTTCGGCGGCCGGGACCTGGTGGCCGCGTCGGAGCGGGAGCTGCGGGGCGTACGGGGCAAGGAGATCGCGGTCGTCTTCCAGGACGCGCTGGCCGCGCTCAACCCGCTGCACCGGGCGGGCGCCCAGGTCTCCGAAATGATCCGCGCCCACCGTGACGTCCCGCGCGGGCAGGCGGCGAGACGGGCCGTGGAGCTGTTCGGCGAGGTCGGCATCGCCGGCCCCGAGCGCGCGGCGCGCGCCTACCCGCACCAGCTGTCCGGCGGCATGCGCCAGCGCGTGATGATCGCCATGGGCCTGGCCAACGACCCGGCCCTGCTGATCGCGGACGAGCCCACCACCGCGCTGGACGTCACGATCCAGGCCCAGGTCCTGGCCGTCCTCAAACGGGTCCAGCGCGACCACGGCACCTCCGTACTGCTGATCACCCACGACCTGGGAGTCGTGGCCGAGGTCGCCGACCGGGTGGCCGTCATGTACGCGGGCCGGATCGTGGAACAGGGGCTGCGCGAGGAGGTGCTGTTCCACCCTCAGCACCCCTACACGATGGGACTGCTCGGATCGGTGCCGCCGATCGACGGGCCGGTCGTACGACGGCTGCCCGCCATCGCGGGCAGCCCGCTGACCGGGGTGGACCGGTCGCCCGGCTGCGCGTTCGCGCCCCGCTGCCCCTTCGTGCACGACGCGTGTTCCCAGCGGCCCGTACTACGGCGACGGCACGGCGGGGACGGGCATCTCGACGCCTGCGCCCTGCCCGGCCCCGCCCGCGCGGCGGCCCGCTCCCGGGGAGGCAGCGCATGA
- a CDS encoding ABC transporter ATP-binding protein, whose translation MTDALIRARELRVEYPGRTGGRVRALRDVDLDILRGETLGLVGESGCGKSTLGRALLRVIEPTSGRIEFGGSDLTRLRGRQLRRTRAELQMVFQDPFGSLNPRRRIAEIVAEPLLRARGATRAEAAKTVAELLDLVGLGAEAGGRRPHEFSGGQRQRIGIARALASSPQFVVADEAVSALDVSIQAQVLNLLSDLVRDRGLTMLFISHDLGVVRHIADRVAVMYLGQIIEIASRDAFFAGPAHPYSRALLSSVPVLRPGEPREQQVLEGELPDPANPPEGCLFRTRCPIATERCRTSRPELREIAPGRTVRCHLPLVSSE comes from the coding sequence ATGACCGACGCGCTCATCAGGGCACGCGAACTGCGCGTCGAGTACCCCGGACGGACCGGCGGCCGGGTCAGGGCGCTGCGGGACGTCGACCTGGACATCCTCCGTGGCGAGACCCTCGGTCTGGTCGGCGAGTCCGGGTGCGGCAAGTCCACGCTCGGCCGGGCCCTGCTGCGGGTGATCGAACCCACCTCGGGCCGGATCGAGTTCGGCGGCTCCGACCTCACCCGGCTGCGGGGGCGGCAACTGCGGCGTACGCGTGCCGAGTTGCAGATGGTCTTCCAGGACCCGTTCGGATCGCTCAACCCACGGCGCCGGATCGCCGAGATCGTCGCCGAACCGCTGCTGCGGGCGCGCGGCGCCACCCGGGCGGAGGCCGCGAAGACGGTGGCCGAGCTGCTCGACCTGGTCGGTCTCGGCGCGGAGGCAGGCGGGCGCAGGCCGCACGAGTTCTCCGGCGGCCAGCGCCAGCGCATCGGCATCGCGCGGGCGCTCGCCTCGTCGCCGCAGTTCGTGGTGGCCGACGAGGCCGTCTCGGCGCTGGATGTGTCGATCCAGGCCCAGGTGCTGAACCTGCTGTCGGACCTGGTCCGCGACCGGGGTCTGACGATGCTGTTCATCTCGCACGACCTGGGAGTCGTACGGCACATCGCCGACCGGGTCGCGGTGATGTACCTCGGCCAGATCATCGAGATCGCCTCCCGGGACGCCTTCTTCGCCGGGCCCGCCCACCCCTACAGCCGTGCGCTGCTGTCCTCCGTTCCGGTGCTGCGGCCCGGCGAGCCCCGTGAACAGCAGGTTCTGGAGGGCGAGTTGCCCGATCCGGCCAATCCGCCCGAGGGCTGTCTGTTCCGCACCCGGTGCCCCATCGCCACGGAGCGGTGCCGCACCAGCAGGCCCGAGCTGCGCGAGATCGCACCGGGCCGCACCGTGCGCTGCCACCTGCCCCTGGTCTCAAGCGAGTAA